GTTTGTCCCGAATCTGGTTCCACCTGCCGACTTAATCAATGCGGTTGCCTTGAATTCCCTTCTATTCAACGTCGCACGCACCACCGGCCCAGCAATCGCGGGGATCATTCTGGTCGAATTCGGACCGTTGGCTTGCTTTGTGCTGAATGTGCTGAGCTACTTTGCGGTGCTGCTGGCCTTGCGGTGGATGCAATTCGATACAGAACCCGTTGCCTCGGTCCATGCCAGCAAGAAAGCCTCGCTGTTCAGTGGCTTCCGCGTCTTGACGGAACAGCCGCGACTGGCGTGGATGATCGCCTTGGCCGGTGGACTGGCGGCGACCGGTTGGCCGATGATGAATCTACTCCCAGCACTCACTCGAGAAGTATTCCATCTCGCGGAAGGCAGTTACAGTTTCCTGCTATCGTCGATTGGAATTGGGGCGCTCGGAGCCGCGCTGAGTGTGGCAACCTTTGGAACGCCAGAACGACAGCGCAAATTTCTGATCGCTGGCCTGGGAATGGTCGCGCTCGCCCTGCTGAGTTTGTCGGCGGCCCAGCAGTTGTGGGTCGCATCACTGTGCTGCGCAGGCTTCGGTTTCGGTATGATTCTGTTCTTTGCCACGGGTCAATCGGCGGTCCAACTCCGCACGAATGATCAATCTCGTGGGCGAATCATGGGAATTTGGGCGATGATGCTCTCGGGGAGTGTGCCCCTCGGCAACTTGCTGCTTGGGCCATTGGCGGATCGAATCGGGGTGCCGCTGGTGATTCTGGGACAGGCCATCGCCGCCAGCTTGCTTTGTCTGACGGCTGCCTACCTGTTCCTGCGACACCGCGAGTTTCTCACCCGCTCGGAATTGACCAACTCCGGAAAACCGCTAAATTAACAGAAACGACTTCTGCGAGAGTGGCGGAATTGGCAGACGCACAGGACTTAGGATCCTGTGCCCGCAAGGGCGTGAGGGTTCAAGTCCCTCCTCTCGCAATCGTATCGGTTATCGACTCATCGGTCGGATCGGCACTTCCCAAAACGTCAACGCCGCAATTCCATTCTTGCCGCGCAACACCTGCTTGGGGTTCCAAGCCGCTCCATCCAAGTAACTCACCGTGCCACTCGCCATCGGCGAACGCAGTTCCAATTCCAACCGATTGCCAATCGCTTTCCCGGCCCGGATTCGTTTCGCATCGCCATCCACCTGGAAATTCCCCATCACGGCATCATCCCAAACCACCGGCTGATCGAACTCCAGCACGAGACGCGATGGATCGGTAGCATTCCTGGTGACGGAACGCAAATTTGCTGGCGTGATGGAATGATCGGGAATCACACCATAACAATCTCGTTGAACGAGCGGAAAAATCAACCGCGCCATTTCGGCATAACCTGCTGCCGGGTAATGACATCCGCCCGGAGGGTCGATGCCCAACGTCGACATGATCGCCAGATTCGAGAATGCCGATGGCAGATTCCGCTGCACTTCCCGTAGCCGATTATCCGATCCATTCACACCCATGGCACACGCTCGCGGCCAAATCTGAAATGCGAACATCCGTTGCAGATTCGGATAATCGCGTTTCCACGATGCCGCCAAATCAATGAATAACGATCGGTAGGTTTCGAAACCGTAGCCGCCGGTCGGACCATCGGCACTTTGGTCATTTTCGCCCTGATGCCAGAAAATCGCTTTGATTCCGTGCGTCAACTTCGCCTCACGCACCCGCCACAACAGCCGACCGTAAATCGTCTCGGGATCATCTGGTTTCGTGGAATTGCGCTGATGCTGATCGATCCGCGTGCCCCCGACTGCACCATTCAAGA
This DNA window, taken from Tuwongella immobilis, encodes the following:
- a CDS encoding MFS transporter; its protein translation is MNERERVVGPLPSSLPPTPRPWRLAVTFRSLQHRNYRLYFFGQMVSLIGTWMQTTALVWMAYALTEQSRWPAFVMAAQILPTFLFGAWGGWLADHQPKRQLIFRTQLAFLAIAVALMLLIASGHTEAWHLVLIMGIHGLVQAIDLPARLAFVPNLVPPADLINAVALNSLLFNVARTTGPAIAGIILVEFGPLACFVLNVLSYFAVLLALRWMQFDTEPVASVHASKKASLFSGFRVLTEQPRLAWMIALAGGLAATGWPMMNLLPALTREVFHLAEGSYSFLLSSIGIGALGAALSVATFGTPERQRKFLIAGLGMVALALLSLSAAQQLWVASLCCAGFGFGMILFFATGQSAVQLRTNDQSRGRIMGIWAMMLSGSVPLGNLLLGPLADRIGVPLVILGQAIAASLLCLTAAYLFLRHREFLTRSELTNSGKPLN